In Chaetodon trifascialis isolate fChaTrf1 chromosome 23, fChaTrf1.hap1, whole genome shotgun sequence, the following proteins share a genomic window:
- the ntn5 gene encoding netrin-1 encodes MMFLPFSPPPSTSLIPVFLLLLLFLPSSLVFSSLSHTPLSWTSPHDPCYYLDGRPRHCLSEFINAAYGIPVNASHSLQGPDYDSNITTLTDLHNPHNLTCWMAQRGSDTGEWVLTLPLGRRFEITYISLQFCQQGEPSDPISISILKSMDYGRTWRPMQHYSSDCLGNFGLPSQTVAQTRHQETEPLCSDPRPLQKQRGGMVLAFSTLDGRPSSPDFDHSHTLQDWVTATDIRVVFHQVSKNAEDDKGTGFLRWRSGDNGHTGHQVNKLNTDNTLAFFDRDSKSSEVRGRNKGEKVDKHGRKGQYKGSGHDKDGHNVTSKEGGDSFSTDLFASSKKGGKGRGRGRKKENNHWLPCPSEGCNWTVEGRSRSNKGRELRKRRNNNLNAKQSSRNLHVTPPVAFISAVRPPVALSDLQVGGRCKCNGHASRCRRDDTGRAVCVCEHHTAGPDCDVCEDFYFDRPWHRATPTHPNPCVACECNGHSNKCRFSMEVFQQSGRRSGGVCQKCRHHTAGRHCQYCQNGYTRDHSKPLNHRKACQSCQCHPLGAVGRWCNQTSGQCLCREGVIGLRCNRCAPGYKQGKSPLRPCIRIQEVAPTPVYQPQYSIAEECVSYCQPSQVKVRMNLETYCLKDYVLKVQVRGMERSGPWWQFSISVQTVFREGSASRVRKGPHSLWVPDRDLSCGCPALHVGRTFLLIGAEEGERGWSPEESRLVADRSTLALQWREHWSPKLRGFRGQEKRGRCPPKSPNNHQNHDHREQTKPQYGYIPPHLLTEKDTQTSEVQHTHSHTDGEAKSTEQTLSPTTPALVCSTQGYG; translated from the exons ATGATGTTCCTACCCTtttcccctcccccctccacctctctcatcCCTGTTTTCCTTCTactccttcttttccttccgTCATCCCTTGTCTTCTCTTCCCTTTCCCACACCCCATTGAGCTGGACTTCACCACATGACCCTTGCTACTACCTTGACGGCCGCCCACGACACTGCCTGTCAGAGTTCATCAACGCTGCCTATGGCATACCAGTCAATGCTAGCCACTCGCTACAAGGGCCTGACTATGACAGCAACATCACCACGTTGACAGACCTCCACAACCCCCACAACCTCACTTGCTGGATGGCTCAGAGAGGTTCTGACACCGGAGAATGGGTCCTCACGCTACCTCTCGGCCGCCGCTTCGAGATCACCTACATAAGTTTACAGTTCTGCCAGCAAGGGGAGCCATCGGAccccatctccatctccatcctgaAATCGATGGACTACGGGCGCACCTGGAGGCCGATGCAGCACTACTCAAGTGACTGCCTTGGGAACTTCGGGCTGCCCTCCCAGACGGTGGCCCAGACAAGGCACCAGGAGACAGAGCCCCTCTGCTCAGATCCACGCCCCCTGCAAAAGCAGAGGGGCGGCATGGTGCTGGCCTTTTCCACCCTGGATGGACGGCCATCCTCTCCCGATTTTGACCACAGCCACACACTCCAGGACTGGGTGACAGCCACTGACATCCGTGTGGTCTTCCACCAGGTGTCCAAAAATGCAGAAGATGACAAAGGGACAGGGTTTCTGAGGTGGAGATCAGGCGACAATGGGCACACTGGACATCAAGTCAACAAATTAAACACAGACAATACACTGGCATTTTTTGACAGGGACTCAAAAAGCTCAGAGGTAAGGGGGAGGAACAAAGGGGAGAAGGTGGACAAACATGGAAGGAAGGGTCAATATAAAGGGTCAGGTCATGATAAAGATGGACACAATGTGACCAGCAAAGAAGGGGGTGATAGCTTTAGCACGGACTTGTTCGCCTCTTCAAAGAAAGGCGGGAAAGGTAGAGGGCGTGGCCGCAAGAAGGAAAACAATCATTGGCTGCCTTGTCCCAGTGAAGGTTGTAATTGGACAGTTGAGGGGCGGAGCAGGAGCAACAAGGGCCGGgaactgaggaagaggagaaacaatAACCTCAACGCCAAACAAAGCTCCAGGAATCTGCATGTGACCCCGCCCGttgcttttatttctgctgtcCGACCTCCTGTGGCCCTGTCGGACCTGCAAGTTGGCGGCAGGTGTAAATGTAACGGACATGCTTCCAGGTGTCGCCGTGATGACACAGGCCGGGCGGTGTGCGTGTGCGAACATCACACGGCGGGGCCAGACTGTGATGTGTGCGAAGATTTCTACTTCGACAGACCATGGCATCGAGCTACACCCACGCACCCCAACCCCTGTGTTG CCTGTGAGTGTAACGGCCATTCAAACAAGTGCCGCTTCAGCATGGAGGTGTTTCAGCAGTCGGGTCGGCGTAGCGGGGGTGTGTGTCAGAAGTGTCGCCACCACACGGCCGGACGCCACTGCCAGTACTGCCAGAACGGATACACCCGCGACCACAGCAAGCCGTTAAACCACCGCAAGGCCTGCCAAT CCTGTCAGTGCCACCCTTTGGGAGCAGTGGGTCGCTGGTGTAACCAGACATCAGGTCAGTGCCTGTGTCGAGAAGGTGTGATCGGTCTCAGGTGTAACCGCTGTGCCCCGGGATACAAACAGGGCAAATCCCCTCTCCGACCTTGTATAC GAATCCAAGAGGTCGCTCCAACACCAGTGTACCAACCACAATACAGCATCG CGGAGGAGTGTGTTTCATACTGCCAGCCCTCTCAGGTTAAAGTCAGGATGAACTTGGAGACTTATTGTCTCAAGGACTACG TGCTGAAGGTGCAGGTGAGAGGGATGGAGCGTTCAGGTCCCTGGTGGCAGTTCTCCATCTCAGTCCAAACTGTCTTCCGCGAGGGGTCCGCTTCCCGCGTACGCAAGGGCCCCCACTCCCTCTGGGTCCCTGACCGTGACCTTAGCTGCGGCTGCCCCGCCCTTCACGTGGGCCGGACCTTCCTCCTGATTGgtgcagaggagggggagcggGGCTGGAGTCCTGAGGAGAGTCGCCTGGTGGCGGACCGCTCCACTCTGGCCCTCCAGTGGCGGGAACACTGGAGCCCCAAACTGAGGGGCTTCCGGGGACAGGAAAAGAGGGGCCGCTGCCCACCAAAATCCCCCAACAACCATCAAAACCACGACCACAGGGAGCAAACAAAGCCCCAGTATGGGTACATCCCCCCTCACCTACTGACTGAGAAAGACACTCAAACCTCAGaggtgcagcacacacactctcacacagacGGTGAAGCTAAATCCACAGAGCAGACCCTCTCGCCAACCACACCCGCTCTGGTGTGCTCTACTCAAGGTTAcggatga
- the LOC139351845 gene encoding zona pellucida sperm-binding protein 3-like produces MPLILVYFTVSLYILRIQCYTYQSEPLFLSFSDLAALEGNSLDSTNEPSSHSGGHKVKTFVVRCDEDSVEVVMRAYLFDPSLPVEPKHLRLGPVSAGQRHCMARVSGNGEYIIRAPLTDCGSEVMFTQSAVLYNNMLLYSPTSPGNVFQEREGAAVPVRCEYGRRYRVSSRALKPTWSPLISTQSMQFDLDFRLRLMTDDWSSERKSSVYFMGETVNMEASVDHPPLPLRVYVDSCLATPTPDVNSYPRYPFIDHQGCFTDSQLHGSSSRFLPRVQDQLLHIQLQPFLFHQDHRHTIYITCYLEAEPISDKDPVKRACSFMSGRWRSADGDDHVCESCSSRSSTRSNHKRAAKSKTKRRQTELHSLGPLIFLPTA; encoded by the exons AGGATTCAGTGCTACACTTATCAAAGCGaacctctttttctgtctttctccgaCTTGGCCGCTCTCGAAGGAAACTCTTTGGATTCGACAAACGAACCCAGCTCTCACTCTGGAGGTCACAAGGTCAAGACCTTTGTGGTGAGATGTGACGAGGACAGCGTGGAGGTTGTGATGAGAGCCTATCTGTTTGACCCAAGCCTGCCCGTGGAGCCCAAACACTTGAGGCTGGGACCCGTCAGTGCTGGGCAACGTCACTGCATGGCCAGAGTGTCTGGAAATGGGGAGTACATCATCAGAGCACCTCTGACAGACTGTGGGAGTGAAGTGATG TTCACCCAGAGTGCTGTGCTGTACAACAACATGCTGCTGTATTCTCCAACATCACCTGGAAACGTGTTTCAGGAGCGAGAAGGAGCTGCTGTTCCAGTCCGGTGTGAATATGGAAG GAGGTACAGAGTGAGCAGCAGAGCCCTGAAACCAACCTGGAGTCCCCTGATCTCCACCCAGTCGATGCAGTTCGACCTGGACTTCCGCCTCAGGCTCATGACAG ATGACTGGAGCAGTGAGAGAAAGTCATCTGTCTACTTCATGGGTGAAACGGTCAACATGGAGGCCTCTGTagatcatcctcctcttcctcttcgtgTGTATGTAGACAGCTGTCTGGCCACTCCAACCCCTGATGTGAACTCTTACCCCAGATACCCCTTCATAGACCACCAGGG atgttttacaGATTCCCAGCTGCATGGCTCCAGCTCCCGCTTCCTGCCCAGAGTCCAGGACCAACTCCTCCACATTCAACTCCAACCTTTCCTCTTCCACCAGGACCACAGACACACC ATATATATAACATGTTACCTGGAAGCTGAGCCCATTTCAGACAAGGACCCGGTGAAAAGGGCTTGTTCTTTCATGAGCGGGAG GTGGCGGTCAGCGGATGGTGATGACCACGTCTgcgagagctgcagcagcaggagcagcaccAGGTCCAACCACAAGAGGGCAGCGAAGAGCAAAACAAAGCGCAGACAAACCG AGCTGCACAGTTTGGGTCCATTGATATTTCTGCctacagcatga